GTGGCAATTCAAGGTGCCGTCCCCTTCCTGCACGGCGCAGGATGCATGTGGCGGGGCCACGGCCTCCCTGCTGAATACGCAGGCAATGCCCATGCGCCTGCCGTCCCGGGCGGCGCCATGCTCCCTGCGCAGGCGGTAGCGCAGTTGGGCGAGCAATGGGTCGTGCGTGGTGTGGGCAAGGTCGTCCACGTCGACCTTGTGGGCCAGCCGCTTGCCGCCCGCCGCACCCACGGTGATGAAAGGCCGGCGGTTCTGGAGCGCCCACGCCGCCATGGCGGTCTTGGCCCTGACCTGGTCGCAGGCGTCGATGACGGCGTCCACCGGGCCGGGCAGGATGGCGGGCCAGTTCGCGGGTTCGACGAATTCCTCGACGCACTCGACACGGCATGCGGGGTTGATGAGCGCGATGCGCTCTGCCATGGCATGGACCTTGGCCTGGCCCAGCGTCGTGCTCAGGGCGTGGATCTGGCGGTTGATGTTCGACTCGGCCACATGGTCCAAGTCGATCAAGGTCAGCCGTCCCACGCCGCTGCGCGCCAAGGCCTCGGCAGCCCAGGAGCCCACCCCGCCGATGCCGACGACGGCGACATGGGCCGCGCGGATGCGGGTCGAGCCCTCCACGCCGAACAGCCGGGCCAGGCCGCCGAAGCGGCGCTCCAGGTCGGCCGGCTCGTGCACAGCAGTGCTCACTTCAGGCGCGCCAGGCGTTCCTTGGCGGCAGCGGCGGCCTCGGACTGAGGATAGGCGCGCAGCAGGTCTTCCAGGGTCTTGCGGGCGGCGCGCGTGTCCTTCAGCTCGATCTGGCAGTTGGCGATCGACAGCGCCGCCTCGGGCGCGCGCGCATGGTCGGGCGCGGCCGCCAGCAGCCCCTTGAAGTTGGCGATGGCTTCCTTGTAGTCGCGCGTGGCGTACTGCGCGTTGCCCAGCCAGAAGCGCGCCGACGGCACGTAGCCCGATTGCGGGTACTGGCGCACGAAATTGCCGAACGCCGTGGCCGCCTCGGGAAACTTGCCCGAACGGAATACCGCCAGGGCGGCTTCGAAATCGCGCTTTTCCGCCGGGTCCGCGCGGAACTCGCGCCCATCGACGTTCACGGCAACGGGCTCGAACTGGCGCAGCCGCTCGTCCACGCCGCGCGCCATGTCCTTCTGCCGGCGCTGCAGTTCAGCCACGTCGCGCAGCAGCTGCTCATTCTGCCCGCGCAGGCTCGCCTGCTCGGTGCGCAGCGCCTCGATCTGCGCCTGCAAGTCCAGCAGGCTGCGCCGCAGCTGCGAGACCTCGTCGCCCGAACGCTCGCCAGCGCGCTGGTTGGCCTGCTGCAGCGCATCGACGCGCTGGCGCAGCTCCAGAATGGCACGGCGCGCCTCATCGTCCCCAAACAGCGCGTGGCTGGGCATGGCCCAGGTGGCAGCGGCCGCGAAGACCACGGTGCTCAGCACGCGCGAGCGATGGGGAAAAGACATGCGCGCGGCCATCAACGGTACGACAGTTCGACGCGGCGGTTCTGCGCGAAGGCGCTCTCGCTATGG
This region of Alicycliphilus denitrificans K601 genomic DNA includes:
- the ybgF gene encoding tol-pal system protein YbgF — its product is MAARMSFPHRSRVLSTVVFAAAATWAMPSHALFGDDEARRAILELRQRVDALQQANQRAGERSGDEVSQLRRSLLDLQAQIEALRTEQASLRGQNEQLLRDVAELQRRQKDMARGVDERLRQFEPVAVNVDGREFRADPAEKRDFEAALAVFRSGKFPEAATAFGNFVRQYPQSGYVPSARFWLGNAQYATRDYKEAIANFKGLLAAAPDHARAPEAALSIANCQIELKDTRAARKTLEDLLRAYPQSEAAAAAKERLARLK
- a CDS encoding tRNA threonylcarbamoyladenosine dehydratase, producing the protein MHEPADLERRFGGLARLFGVEGSTRIRAAHVAVVGIGGVGSWAAEALARSGVGRLTLIDLDHVAESNINRQIHALSTTLGQAKVHAMAERIALINPACRVECVEEFVEPANWPAILPGPVDAVIDACDQVRAKTAMAAWALQNRRPFITVGAAGGKRLAHKVDVDDLAHTTHDPLLAQLRYRLRREHGAARDGRRMGIACVFSREAVAPPHASCAVQEGDGTLNCHGYGSSVAVTATFGQCAAGWVLDGLSGKP